A genomic window from Micromonospora violae includes:
- a CDS encoding type I polyketide synthase encodes MNDDIAIVGLAGRFPGAADVWEYWSNLVAGKTTVSALTRGELLAAGVPAARLDDPAYVPARGVLADPDLFDAAFFGITPREAQTMDPQHRLLMQTAWAALESAGLATERPFGRVGVFAGAGFNYYAMHHVFAHPEVVESQGLLSVVLGNEKDHLAAKIAYRLDLGGPAITVQTACSTSLVAVHLACQSLRGGDSDVALAGGACVAVPQQAGYRYETKGILSSDGTCRPFDASADGTVPGNGVALVVLKRAEDARRDGDTVYALIKGSAVNNDGGRKVGYTAPGIVGQIDVLTRAYAAAAVEPATVGYLEAHGTATEVGDAIELAALTEVFPSGGRRCSIGSVKANVGHLDAAAGVAGLIKAALALHFRQIPPLAGLKQARPELLDGSTPFTVDTVARPWEATDGPRRAAVSAFGLGGTNAHVVLEEADGPVPSDPPGADGPAELIVLSARTPEAVREAAEQVHEYVRQRPDLSLRDVALTVQTYRRHFPHRLAVAARDVPAALAGLRRARVRAAARRPRVVFLFPGQGAEFPAMARGLYDHYPSVRADLDHGAELLAPVLGLDLRDVLVDDDPHGVVHRTDVTQPALALYEVALGRLLLSWGVRPAAMIGHSVGEFPAAALAGELADDDMLRLVAARGRLMQDAPEGHLLAALAGPGTVAEHLAGLDDLDIAARNAPEVTVVAGPPAPLAAFRERLGAAGVPCRALPAQRAFHSRMMTDAARLLGVAADQVPHRPRTIPVVSSVDGALLGSGQSRAEGYWAAQLRSPVRYHDALLTALELPDPVLVEVGPGTALTGMARQTPQGRRVPGFAVQPRAAQRADAADVLAALGGLWTAGVAVDWPAVRGDTPARRVALPTYPFARTRHWLEATPPPAPNTAEPSPPPAATGESTVVGEIVELWGRLLGSPDIGPDTDFFTVGGESLLFIRMVNQVQRRFAVRIPMEKLSARPTPRALAELVTA; translated from the coding sequence ATGAACGACGACATCGCGATCGTCGGCCTGGCCGGTCGGTTCCCCGGCGCCGCCGACGTCTGGGAGTACTGGTCGAACCTGGTCGCCGGGAAGACCACTGTCAGTGCGCTGACCCGGGGTGAGCTGCTGGCCGCCGGGGTGCCCGCCGCCCGGCTCGACGACCCGGCGTACGTGCCGGCGCGCGGCGTCCTGGCCGACCCGGACCTGTTCGACGCGGCCTTCTTCGGCATCACGCCGAGGGAGGCGCAGACGATGGACCCGCAGCACCGGCTGCTGATGCAGACGGCGTGGGCCGCGCTGGAGTCGGCGGGGCTCGCCACCGAGCGACCGTTCGGTCGGGTCGGCGTGTTCGCCGGAGCCGGGTTCAACTACTACGCGATGCACCACGTGTTCGCCCACCCCGAGGTGGTCGAGTCGCAGGGGCTGCTGTCGGTCGTGCTGGGCAACGAGAAGGACCACCTGGCCGCGAAGATCGCGTACCGGCTGGACCTGGGCGGGCCGGCCATCACCGTGCAGACCGCCTGCTCGACGTCGCTGGTGGCGGTGCATCTGGCCTGCCAGAGCCTGCGCGGCGGCGACTCGGACGTCGCGCTGGCCGGCGGCGCCTGCGTGGCGGTGCCGCAGCAGGCCGGGTACCGCTACGAGACGAAGGGCATCCTGTCGTCGGACGGCACGTGCCGACCTTTCGACGCCTCGGCCGACGGCACGGTGCCCGGGAACGGGGTCGCCCTGGTGGTGCTCAAACGCGCCGAGGACGCCCGCCGGGACGGGGACACCGTGTACGCCCTGATCAAGGGGTCGGCGGTGAACAACGACGGCGGGAGGAAGGTCGGGTACACCGCGCCCGGCATCGTCGGGCAGATCGACGTGCTGACTCGCGCGTACGCCGCCGCCGCCGTCGAGCCGGCGACCGTGGGCTACCTCGAGGCGCACGGCACCGCCACCGAGGTCGGCGACGCGATCGAGTTGGCCGCGCTGACCGAGGTGTTCCCCAGCGGCGGGCGACGGTGCTCGATCGGCTCGGTCAAGGCCAACGTCGGGCACCTCGACGCCGCCGCCGGTGTCGCCGGTCTGATCAAGGCCGCGCTGGCCCTGCACTTCCGGCAGATCCCGCCGCTCGCCGGCCTGAAGCAGGCCCGGCCCGAGCTGCTGGACGGCTCGACACCGTTCACGGTGGACACTGTCGCCCGACCCTGGGAGGCCACCGACGGCCCGCGCCGGGCGGCGGTCAGCGCCTTCGGCCTGGGTGGCACCAACGCCCACGTGGTGCTCGAGGAGGCCGACGGTCCGGTCCCGTCGGACCCGCCGGGGGCCGACGGTCCCGCCGAGCTGATCGTGCTGTCCGCGCGGACCCCGGAGGCGGTCCGCGAGGCCGCCGAGCAGGTGCACGAGTACGTCCGGCAGCGCCCCGACCTGTCCCTGCGGGACGTCGCGCTGACGGTGCAGACGTACCGCCGGCACTTCCCACACCGGCTGGCGGTGGCCGCGCGGGACGTGCCGGCGGCGCTCGCCGGGCTGCGCCGGGCGCGGGTGCGCGCGGCGGCCCGCCGCCCCCGGGTGGTCTTCCTGTTCCCCGGGCAGGGCGCCGAGTTTCCCGCCATGGCGCGCGGGCTCTACGACCACTACCCGTCGGTGCGGGCCGACCTCGACCACGGGGCGGAGCTGCTGGCCCCGGTCCTCGGCCTGGACCTGCGGGATGTCCTCGTCGACGACGACCCGCACGGTGTCGTGCACCGCACCGACGTCACCCAGCCGGCACTGGCCCTGTACGAGGTGGCGCTCGGCCGGCTGCTGCTGTCGTGGGGCGTCCGCCCGGCGGCGATGATCGGCCACTCGGTGGGTGAGTTCCCGGCCGCCGCGCTCGCCGGTGAGCTGGCCGACGACGACATGCTGCGGCTGGTCGCCGCCCGGGGCCGGCTGATGCAGGACGCCCCGGAGGGTCACCTGCTGGCCGCGCTGGCCGGGCCGGGCACCGTGGCGGAGCACCTCGCGGGCCTGGACGACCTCGACATCGCCGCGCGCAACGCACCGGAGGTCACCGTCGTGGCCGGCCCGCCGGCCCCGCTCGCCGCGTTCCGCGAGCGCCTGGGCGCGGCCGGGGTGCCCTGTCGGGCGCTGCCCGCGCAGCGCGCCTTCCACAGCCGGATGATGACCGACGCGGCCCGGCTGCTCGGCGTGGCGGCCGACCAGGTGCCCCACCGACCCCGGACCATCCCGGTGGTCAGCAGCGTCGACGGCGCGCTGCTCGGCAGCGGCCAGTCGCGTGCCGAGGGCTACTGGGCGGCGCAGTTGCGCAGCCCCGTGCGCTACCACGACGCCCTGCTGACCGCGCTGGAGCTGCCCGACCCCGTGCTCGTCGAGGTCGGTCCCGGCACCGCGCTGACCGGCATGGCCCGGCAGACACCGCAGGGGCGGCGGGTGCCCGGGTTCGCCGTGCAGCCACGGGCGGCACAGCGCGCCGACGCCGCCGACGTGCTCGCCGCACTCGGCGGGCTGTGGACGGCCGGGGTGGCGGTGGACTGGCCGGCGGTGCGCGGCGACACCCCGGCACGACGGGTGGCGCTGCCCACGTACCCGTTCGCCCGTACCCGCCACTGGCTGGAGGCGACACCGCCACCGGCCCCGAACACCGCCGAACCGTCGCCGCCTCCCGCGGCTACCGGGGAGAGCACGGTGGTGGGCGAGATCGTGGAGCTGTGGGGCCGGTTGCTCGGCTCGCCCGACATCGGGCCGGACACCGACTTCTTCACCGTCGGCGGTGAGTCCCTGCTGTTCATCCGCATGGTCAACCAGGTGCAGCGCCGCTTCGCCGTCCGCATCCCGATGGAGAAACTGTCCGCGCGACCCACGCCGCGCGCCCTGGCCGAGTTGGTGACCGCATGA
- a CDS encoding amino acid adenylation domain-containing protein: MTDPTDLAHAAAVAAVLAHRLCGATSVTVRGPHGDHTLRVHPDHTATEVRAQTRTPSPERSPVDVVLVTPGPPGGAAGTVGPVPVWLAGDHCHPTHLQERLDTLSGWLTAHPDRPVREAVLVGPRERATLLGFNAAPTPAPRTPVHEAICRQAQRTPDAVALRGGGRDRSYRDLLDEAATLAGRLRAEGVGPGSVVALCTERSPEMVVAVLGVLLAGAAYLPLDPSHPRARLDLMLTTADAALALADEEGRAALGTGAAPAVPVRPLAGADLPASPVDWRGYRAPQEVVDGLSYVIFTSGSTGAPKGVQMTHLSLANRLAWMQEEYRIGPGDVVLQKTPYTFDVSVWELLWAFLAGATMVTAEAQAHRDPQEMAVVIAREAVTTVHFVPSMLALFVEEPGVAACAALRRVICSGEALPPKLVNKLTATLPTVRVDNLYGPTEAAIDVTAWPCRRPEPDPTVPIGRPITNVTAYVLDDDGALAPLGVPGELVVGGDCLARGYAGRPDLTAERFGTVHVAGRPQRVYRTGDLAWWSPQGYLNYGGRIDTQVKIRGQRVELGEIESVLNSHPLVANSVVLLRDDLGAAPTLVAYVVIERHADAGDVSETALRAFLAEQLPDHMVPLRHVVLPELPATANGKVDRRALPAPPARVRRPVRVGSPSA, encoded by the coding sequence ATGACCGACCCCACCGACCTGGCACACGCGGCAGCGGTGGCGGCCGTGCTCGCTCACCGCCTCTGCGGCGCGACGTCGGTGACGGTGCGCGGCCCGCACGGCGACCACACGCTGCGCGTGCACCCGGACCACACCGCGACCGAGGTACGCGCGCAGACGCGGACGCCGTCACCCGAGCGGTCCCCGGTGGACGTGGTGCTTGTGACACCCGGCCCACCGGGCGGGGCGGCGGGAACGGTGGGCCCGGTGCCGGTCTGGCTCGCCGGCGACCACTGTCATCCCACCCATCTCCAGGAACGACTGGACACCCTGAGCGGATGGCTCACCGCCCACCCCGACCGCCCGGTACGGGAGGCGGTGCTCGTCGGTCCCCGGGAGCGGGCCACGCTGCTCGGCTTCAACGCCGCGCCGACCCCGGCCCCCCGGACACCCGTGCACGAGGCGATCTGCCGGCAGGCGCAGCGCACCCCGGACGCCGTCGCGCTGCGCGGCGGGGGACGCGACCGCAGCTACCGGGACCTGCTCGACGAGGCAGCGACGCTGGCCGGGCGACTGCGCGCCGAGGGCGTGGGCCCCGGCTCGGTCGTCGCCCTGTGCACCGAGCGGAGCCCGGAGATGGTCGTCGCGGTGCTCGGTGTCCTGCTGGCCGGAGCGGCGTACCTGCCACTGGACCCGTCCCACCCGAGGGCCCGGCTGGACCTGATGCTCACCACCGCCGACGCCGCGCTGGCGCTCGCCGACGAGGAGGGACGGGCCGCGCTCGGCACCGGCGCAGCCCCGGCCGTTCCGGTGCGACCACTGGCCGGCGCCGACCTGCCCGCCTCGCCCGTCGACTGGCGTGGCTACCGCGCGCCGCAGGAGGTGGTGGACGGGCTGTCGTACGTCATCTTCACCTCCGGGTCGACCGGGGCGCCGAAGGGTGTGCAGATGACCCATCTGTCGCTGGCCAACCGGCTGGCGTGGATGCAGGAGGAGTACCGCATCGGACCCGGCGACGTGGTGCTGCAGAAGACGCCGTACACCTTCGACGTGTCGGTGTGGGAACTGCTCTGGGCCTTCCTGGCCGGCGCGACGATGGTCACGGCCGAGGCCCAGGCGCACCGCGACCCGCAGGAGATGGCCGTCGTCATCGCCCGCGAGGCGGTGACCACAGTGCACTTCGTGCCGTCGATGCTCGCCCTGTTCGTCGAGGAGCCCGGGGTCGCCGCGTGCGCAGCCCTGCGCCGGGTGATCTGCAGCGGGGAAGCCCTGCCGCCGAAGCTCGTCAACAAGCTCACCGCCACCCTGCCGACGGTGCGGGTGGACAACCTGTACGGCCCCACCGAGGCCGCCATCGACGTCACCGCCTGGCCGTGCCGCCGACCCGAACCGGACCCCACCGTCCCGATCGGCAGGCCGATCACCAACGTCACGGCGTACGTGTTGGACGACGACGGCGCGCTGGCCCCGCTGGGCGTACCCGGGGAACTGGTGGTCGGCGGCGACTGCCTGGCCCGGGGGTACGCCGGACGGCCCGACCTGACCGCCGAGCGGTTCGGCACCGTGCACGTCGCCGGGCGTCCCCAGCGGGTGTACCGCACCGGCGACCTGGCCTGGTGGTCACCGCAGGGGTACCTGAACTACGGCGGGCGCATCGACACCCAGGTGAAGATCCGTGGGCAGCGGGTGGAACTCGGCGAGATCGAGTCGGTGCTGAACAGTCACCCGCTCGTCGCGAACAGCGTGGTGCTGCTCCGCGACGACCTGGGTGCGGCCCCGACCCTGGTGGCGTACGTGGTGATCGAGCGGCACGCCGACGCGGGCGACGTGAGCGAGACGGCGCTGCGGGCGTTCCTGGCCGAGCAGCTTCCCGACCACATGGTGCCGCTGCGCCACGTGGTGCTGCCCGAGTTGCCCGCCACCGCCAACGGCAAGGTCGACCGCAGGGCTCTGCCCGCCCCGCCGGCCCGGGTCCGCCGGCCGGTACGGGTCGGGTCACCCTCGGCGTAG
- a CDS encoding cytidylate kinase family protein, translating into MDRGTRAELLGRLTEAVESVTVAHPTRVAIDGPPAAGKTTLADELADALHKQGRDVIRATIDDFLFPRAQRYPRGEYSAEGCYFDTHDYDALNRVLLDPLGPGGDRRFQHAVYNRTADTALSPPPSTAPADAVLVFDGVFLMRPELIDQWDLRIFVSAALDKTVDRAVVRERWVSSPADVERRWRERYIPSQQLYFATVRPTDHADIVVHNDEPHQPAWEIQTH; encoded by the coding sequence ATGGACCGAGGAACCCGCGCCGAGTTGCTCGGCCGCCTGACTGAGGCAGTCGAATCCGTCACCGTCGCCCACCCGACCCGGGTTGCCATCGACGGACCCCCCGCCGCAGGCAAGACCACCCTCGCCGACGAGCTGGCCGACGCCTTGCACAAGCAAGGCCGCGACGTCATCCGCGCAACCATCGACGATTTCCTCTTCCCCCGGGCACAACGCTACCCACGCGGCGAGTACTCGGCCGAAGGCTGCTACTTCGACACCCACGACTACGACGCGCTGAACCGGGTTCTGCTCGATCCGCTCGGCCCAGGCGGAGATCGACGCTTCCAACACGCGGTCTACAACCGCACTGCAGACACTGCCCTGTCCCCACCGCCCAGTACCGCCCCCGCCGACGCCGTGCTGGTCTTCGACGGCGTCTTCCTCATGCGCCCGGAACTGATCGATCAATGGGACCTGCGTATCTTCGTCTCGGCCGCGCTCGACAAGACCGTAGATCGTGCCGTGGTCCGAGAACGCTGGGTTTCATCTCCGGCCGACGTCGAACGGCGCTGGCGCGAGCGTTACATCCCCTCCCAACAGCTCTACTTCGCTACGGTCCGTCCGACCGATCACGCCGACATCGTCGTGCACAACGACGAACCCCATCAGCCGGCCTGGGAGATCCAAACACACTGA
- a CDS encoding helix-turn-helix domain-containing protein: protein MADGWDWPLVGEQVRQARLSLGISQQDLAAMVGLDRTMLAKVEAGSRRLDGLELARLSRALKVSMEYLIEPPPAVLSRRAAPLTEETDTEAARSSERLEIAMVEWLRNVQQLLGLGVLRVPPLLRYPRPVASEDDARQAARWLRQRFGLDDQPIGSIMDVCERAGQWVLVTDLPGDGASLIEGNLAVAVVSTTGDPGRRRATAAHELGHLIIGDEYSADLGVSASRAEREAVIDAFAAELLLPVRAVAAAGARGTVSRDQIVSYAARYRTSWLLALRQAEQAGAIDPETCRAWSQVRPTHVEFMEALGWAPQPDLASVRVSPAYAKAVMEAFRSRRITRARALELMHGHIAEADLPQDDDLEIAP, encoded by the coding sequence ATGGCTGATGGCTGGGACTGGCCCCTGGTCGGTGAGCAGGTACGACAAGCCCGCCTGTCGTTGGGGATCTCGCAGCAAGATCTCGCGGCGATGGTAGGCCTAGACCGCACCATGCTGGCCAAGGTTGAGGCTGGCAGCCGCCGTTTGGACGGCTTGGAGCTGGCTCGGCTTTCCAGGGCACTGAAGGTGTCGATGGAGTACTTGATTGAGCCGCCGCCAGCGGTGTTGTCCCGACGGGCGGCGCCGCTGACCGAGGAAACCGACACTGAGGCAGCACGGTCGTCGGAACGCCTCGAAATCGCCATGGTTGAGTGGCTGCGCAACGTCCAGCAGTTGCTGGGCCTTGGCGTATTACGTGTCCCTCCGCTGCTTCGCTACCCGCGCCCGGTGGCATCCGAGGATGACGCGCGTCAGGCAGCTCGGTGGTTACGACAGCGATTCGGGCTCGACGATCAGCCGATCGGTAGCATCATGGACGTCTGTGAGCGCGCAGGTCAGTGGGTTCTAGTCACCGACCTGCCAGGTGACGGCGCATCGCTCATCGAGGGCAACCTCGCCGTTGCTGTCGTGAGCACTACAGGCGATCCTGGCCGCCGTCGGGCTACCGCTGCACACGAGCTGGGGCATCTCATCATTGGTGATGAGTACTCCGCCGACCTCGGTGTGAGTGCCTCACGTGCAGAACGGGAGGCGGTGATCGATGCCTTCGCTGCGGAACTGCTGCTGCCCGTGCGAGCGGTTGCCGCAGCCGGAGCTCGTGGGACAGTGAGCCGGGATCAGATCGTGAGCTATGCGGCTCGATATCGCACCTCTTGGCTGCTGGCGTTGCGGCAGGCTGAGCAGGCAGGGGCCATCGACCCAGAGACGTGTAGGGCCTGGAGTCAGGTTCGGCCGACCCACGTGGAGTTCATGGAGGCGTTGGGCTGGGCACCGCAGCCCGACCTCGCGTCGGTACGGGTATCGCCCGCCTACGCAAAGGCTGTGATGGAGGCATTTCGGAGCAGGCGAATCACCCGGGCCAGGGCTTTGGAGTTGATGCATGGCCACATCGCCGAGGCGGATCTACCGCAGGACGACGACCTGGAGATCGCGCCGTGA